The stretch of DNA AGACATGGTCGAGGAAGCGACAACGCCTGCGGCAGTGTGCAAGGACGGCAAGATAAGCTACCTGCCACCGCTTCACAAGAAGGATATCTACGAATTCCCCCAGCCGATAGGTTCCTTACCCGTGTACAACACCACTCACGAAGAGACCTTTCTCATCCCACGATTCATCAAGGGCATAAGGAACGCGGAATTCAAGATCGCCATCGACGACGAGTTCGCTGCCAAGTGCAACATGCTTCGGAAGCTCGGGATGCACAGCAAGGAACTCGTTGATGTGAAGGGCACGATGGTCAGGCCGTTGGACGTTGTTGTCGCAACGATGCCAAGACCCGTGGAGCTTGTTGGAATGGTCAAGGGTTCCGCAGGGATCGTAGTCGAGATCCTTGGCAAGAAGGACGGCAAGAACGTCATGGCCAAGGTGTGGACCACCTTATCTCACGAAGAGGCCTACCGGATATGCAAGAGCAATGCCACTGGCTACCTGGTTGGCGCGGCAGGAGCGGTCGGGGCCGAGATGATAATCTCCGGTGAGCTCAAGGACAAGGGGCTGCTCGTACCCGAGCAGCTTCCTGCGAAGAAGTTCATCGAGAGGTTGCCCCAGAAGAAACTGGAGGCAAAGAGTAAGATCATATCTCTGGAATGAGACAAAGCCGAGCACGCTTGTGCTTCGAAGTGCGTCGCTGGTAGCTCACGAACAAGTGAGAGCCCGGGACTTCTCATACAGATCTTCTCGAGCCAAGGGGAACCGCGACGGGCGTGCTGAACCACAAGTTGATGAGGTCTGCTGGAAGCACACTTGCAGCAGCGAGATAACCCGACAACCGGGTTCTCGCAGAGGGTCAGGATACACCTGAGGGTGGAGAACACTGAGCATGCAATCTCGTGCTTCCCATCATCGACGGGATCGAGAGGTGCTTCGAAGACGGACATGGCTACCCGAGCTACTGAGACTCTTCCCGCGCGATCTCTTGTTCAGCCTGATTGAGCCGGTCGGACAAAACGAAACGCAGACGCCGCATCCTGCGCACTTGACCGGGTTATGCCGGACCTTATCCCCATCGATGGTCCACGCCTTGAAATGACATCTCTTCACGCAGAGACCGCATTGGTTGCATTCCTTCGAAGAATACACAGCTATGACATCAGCATGTCCGATTATGGCAGGATCATAACCGAACCTGGTGATGGCCGCCATAGTGTGACAGCAGCATGCGCAGCAGCTGCATATCGAACGCATCTCATGTCCGGGGGTATCATAAGCCAGATGGACGAAACCTGCCTTATGCGTCTTCCTCAGGGCATCCATGGCTTCCTCGAAAGTAGCCTTCCATCCTTCCCTCTTGGTGATGGCCAGCTCCGCCTCCTTGTCTACGCACACGCAGACATCGATGGGACCTTTGCATCCTTTTATCTTGAGCCTGCACCAGCATGGCTCAAGCGATATGAGCTTTGCCTTCTTGAGTATCTTCTCCAGCTCATGGAATCCTAGGACCTTCTGCTTCCCCTCGACGGAGATGGAAACAGGTACAGTCATCGGCTTGTACTCTGCGAGAACATCGTTGATCTCCGTGCGGGTCCAGTCCTTGTCTTCGCATGCTCTATCTAACATCTGTGGGAACGAAGGGGGTTATTCATACAATATCTTTGCTGGAGCTGTCGGCGAGACGCTTGCAGAGCCAGCGCATCTTGATGACCAGATTTCCGGCCCTTTATATCGGTTGGAAGCCATGCGTCCCTGAACCGGAGTGAAATGGCCTTGAACGGCACAGCGATGCTCATCTCAGTGCTAATGGTCGCGAGGCGGCAGAAGGCGGCAAGGCCGCGTATGATCAAGGTTCCCAAAGGACAGATCCGAAAGGCCGGGGCGAGAAGGAT from Candidatus Thermoplasmatota archaeon encodes:
- a CDS encoding saccharopine dehydrogenase NADP-binding domain-containing protein, which gives rise to MRVVQLGCGITGLVCAEYLEKNPKVDELVLADMRTDAAEGMARRVKSDKISVVKTDASDKNALKKLLRGTDLVVCSITSELLGEIGEAAIASGVNYLDFSLSVDFTKGFEALKKKCDNSGITYLTAMGADPGMSDVFARYGSDMLDSAYEAHVMDGDNAVAKGYDFFTLWSPLDMVEEATTPAAVCKDGKISYLPPLHKKDIYEFPQPIGSLPVYNTTHEETFLIPRFIKGIRNAEFKIAIDDEFAAKCNMLRKLGMHSKELVDVKGTMVRPLDVVVATMPRPVELVGMVKGSAGIVVEILGKKDGKNVMAKVWTTLSHEEAYRICKSNATGYLVGAAGAVGAEMIISGELKDKGLLVPEQLPAKKFIERLPQKKLEAKSKIISLE
- a CDS encoding 4Fe-4S binding protein, with amino-acid sequence MLDRACEDKDWTRTEINDVLAEYKPMTVPVSISVEGKQKVLGFHELEKILKKAKLISLEPCWCRLKIKGCKGPIDVCVCVDKEAELAITKREGWKATFEEAMDALRKTHKAGFVHLAYDTPGHEMRSICSCCACCCHTMAAITRFGYDPAIIGHADVIAVYSSKECNQCGLCVKRCHFKAWTIDGDKVRHNPVKCAGCGVCVSFCPTGSIRLNKRSRGKSLSSSGSHVRLRSTSRSRR